One genomic region from Colletes latitarsis isolate SP2378_abdomen chromosome 10, iyColLati1, whole genome shotgun sequence encodes:
- the LOC143346540 gene encoding uncharacterized protein LOC143346540: MASTSQQYCLRWNNHRSNLLTVFDELLQNEAFTDVTLAVDGGVSVKCHKMVLAACSSYFQTLFINLPCKHPIVVLKDVKYSEIKAILEYMYRGEVNVAQEQLTGLLKVAEVLKVKGLVEENGSQGRREEAETSMSPPPAISTSTTSSVAHSSGHTSPPHSTGTSYNVYGRSPVDQGPNRLPLPMWPLSGLPISHSGSSHQATSHPQHSSILTGSYNNGFETSPLKRKKLSNMLMNRDTPILRTVLGQGHADSSQGIPLLHPDSHDSHFRNTSNGSSNENERRSSTDVVHGETAHSPYTDVSMMDEDDKQPSPQSYTGEVKSGIVNYVPAQKPEWKRYKQYTRNDIMSAIEAVRAGMSALQAARKYRVPSRTLYDKVKKLGITTSRPFKRGSNGSGGACFPYGIGGNANGGIYGGAFSENENENSNAVMESPASILDTYKARDCPIDREMLDMTRCSPSPSPVHSVKQQNNEDQVEDLSVSRKSDVRVIVPPTLVIKDEEGVGSDSCSHN, from the exons ATGGCGAGTACGTCGCAGCAGTATTGCCTGCGCTGGAACAACCATCGTTCGAACCTGCTGACAGTGTTCGACGAGCTGCTGCAGAACGAGGcgttcacagacgtaaccctggcAGTGGACGGCGGTGTCTCCGTGAAGTGTCACAAGATGGTCCTGGCAGCGTGTTCTTCCTACTTTCAGACATTGTTCATCAATCTGCCATGCAAACATCCTATAGTCGTCCTGAAGGACGTGAAGTATTCCGAAATCAAGGCAATTCTCGAGTACATGTACCGGGGTGAAGTAAACGTAGCGCAAGAACAGCTGACTGGCCTATTGAAGGTCGCTGAGGTGTTGAAGGTGAAGGGTCTGGTTGAAGAGAATGGTTCGCAGGGTCGTCGCGAGGAAGCAGAGACCTCGATGTCACCGCCACCAGCAATCAGTACGAGTACGACGAGCAGCGTGGCTCACAGCAGCGGCCACACATCACCACCACATTCCACCGGTACCTCGTACAACGTGTACGGTCGATCACCGGTGGACCAGGGCCCGAATCGTTTGCCGTTACCCATGTGGCCGCTATCCGGGCTTCCTATTTCCCACTCCGGTTCCAGTCACCAAGCAACGTCCCATCCGCAACATTCTTCCATTCTGACCGGTTCCTACAACAATGGCTTTGAAACCTCCCCCCTGAAACGTAAGAAACTTTCAAACATGCTGATGAACAGGGACACACCGATTCTTAGGACGGTGCTGGGTCAAGGTCACGCGGATAGCTCTCAAGGTATCCCCCTGTTGCATCCAGACAGCCACGACAGCCACTTTCGGAACACCAGCAACGGCTCGTCGAATGAAAACGAGAGACGCAGCAGTACGGACGTAGTTCACGGAGAAACGGCTCACAGTCCCTATACTGATGTCTCCATGATGGACGAGGATGATAAGCAACCCTCGCCGCAATCTTACACCGGAGAAGTAAAGTCAG ggatcGTGAACTACGTACCGGCACAAAAGCCGGAGTGGAAACGGTACAAGCAGTATACGCGGAACGATATAATGTCCGCGATCGAGGCGGTAAGGGCAGGAATGAGCGCTCTGCAGGCGGCACGTAAGTATAGAGTACCATCTCGAACCCTTTACGACAAAGTGAAGAAATTGGGTATCACGACATCGCGGCCGTTTAAACGCGGCTCGAATGGCAGCGGCGGTGCTTGTTTTCCTTACGGAATTGGCGGGAATGCGAACGGTGGCATCTACGGCGGTGCTTTCTCTGAAAATGAAAACGAGAACAGTAACGCGGTAATGGAGAGTCCTGCCTCGATCCTCGACACATACAAAGCCAGGGACTGTCCAATAGATAGAGAAATGTTAGATATGACTCGATGTAGTCCCAGTCCCAGTCCAGTCCACTCCGTCAAACAACAGAACAACGAGGATCAGGTGGAAGATCTCTCTGTAAGTCGTAAGTCGGACGTTCGTGTGATAGTTCCGCCAACATTGGTGATCAAGGACGAGGAGGGTGTTGGCTCCGATTCCTGCAGCCACAACTAa